One genomic region from Actinocatenispora thailandica encodes:
- a CDS encoding cupredoxin domain-containing protein — protein MALLGAVLTAGGCGFAGAHGSGVHGGSSAGDRVGTATAGSGGVQHITVKGDENMQFTPNVIKAHPGKLEIRLVTTGATPHDLEVTKLHATTGMVKKGKPGEVEVDLSSAGRYDFVCTYHTRQHMTGVIEVS, from the coding sequence GTGGCGCTGCTCGGTGCGGTGCTCACGGCCGGCGGATGCGGGTTCGCGGGGGCGCACGGCAGCGGCGTGCACGGCGGCTCGTCGGCCGGCGACCGGGTCGGTACGGCGACCGCCGGCTCGGGCGGCGTCCAGCACATCACGGTCAAGGGTGACGAGAACATGCAGTTCACCCCGAACGTGATCAAGGCGCATCCGGGGAAGTTGGAGATCAGGCTGGTCACGACGGGTGCGACCCCGCACGATCTGGAAGTCACGAAACTGCACGCCACCACCGGAATGGTAAAAAAGGGCAAGCCGGGCGAGGTCGAGGTGGATCTTTCGTCGGCCGGACGGTATGACTTCGTGTGCACCTATCACACGAGGCAGCACATGACCGGGGTCATCGAGGTCTCCTAG
- a CDS encoding NUDIX hydrolase — MSAVAGDPATELPGWWQPLLTRVGALRPETFGSPVSSARRSAVLILLADGPAGPDVVILQRASTLRHHPGQCAFPGGGAEPADGGPAGTALREAAEEVGVRPDTVQVVGTMPELYLNVSDFRVTPVLAWWRSPHGFAELDPGEVARVARLPLAGLADPTNRLRVRHPSGYVGAAFRLDGMLVWGFTGGVLSRLLDLGGWSRPWDTARVEPLPPGF, encoded by the coding sequence ATGAGCGCGGTGGCGGGCGACCCCGCGACGGAGCTGCCGGGCTGGTGGCAGCCGCTGCTGACCCGGGTCGGGGCGCTGCGGCCGGAGACGTTCGGCTCGCCGGTCTCGTCCGCCCGGCGCAGCGCGGTGCTGATCCTGCTCGCGGACGGCCCGGCCGGGCCGGACGTGGTGATCCTGCAACGCGCCAGCACGCTGCGGCACCACCCCGGCCAGTGCGCGTTCCCGGGCGGTGGCGCCGAACCGGCCGACGGCGGCCCCGCCGGTACCGCGCTGCGGGAGGCCGCCGAGGAGGTCGGCGTCCGGCCCGACACCGTGCAGGTGGTCGGCACCATGCCGGAGCTGTACCTGAACGTCTCGGACTTCCGGGTCACCCCGGTGCTGGCCTGGTGGCGGTCGCCGCACGGGTTCGCCGAACTCGACCCGGGCGAGGTGGCCCGGGTGGCGCGGTTGCCGCTGGCCGGGCTGGCCGATCCGACCAACCGGCTGCGGGTGCGCCATCCGAGCGGGTACGTGGGTGCCGCGTTCCGGCTGGACGGGATGCTGGTGTGGGGGTTCACCGGCGGCGTGCTGTCCCGGTTGCTCGACCTCGGCGGCTGGTCCCGGCCGTGGGACACCGCCCGCGTCGAGCCGCTGCCGCCGGGCTTCTGA
- a CDS encoding TlpA family protein disulfide reductase, with translation MPGGAGRGLLLSGAVFVLLAALAACGGNDRSGSGGQPAKQSSASGSAAGWFTACPTPRGPATGTPKPPAVTLTCAHDGRSMRLDRAYGKPTVINVWASWCPPCRQELPQIQAYAKKHPEVVVLTVDTRDTTDAGLSFAQAAGVRLPTLYDPKQRLLAGVHRSALPLTLLLRADGTLAYTYNSTALTAGSLAALVRKELG, from the coding sequence GTGCCCGGCGGCGCCGGGCGCGGCCTGCTGCTGTCGGGTGCGGTGTTCGTGCTGCTCGCGGCGTTGGCGGCGTGCGGCGGCAACGACCGGAGCGGGTCCGGCGGGCAGCCGGCGAAGCAGTCGTCCGCCAGCGGTTCGGCGGCCGGCTGGTTCACCGCCTGCCCGACCCCGCGCGGCCCGGCCACCGGCACGCCGAAGCCACCGGCGGTGACGCTGACCTGCGCGCACGACGGCCGCTCGATGCGGCTGGACCGGGCGTACGGCAAGCCGACGGTGATCAACGTGTGGGCGTCCTGGTGCCCGCCGTGCCGGCAGGAGCTGCCGCAGATCCAGGCGTACGCGAAGAAGCACCCCGAGGTCGTGGTGCTCACCGTGGACACCCGGGACACCACCGACGCCGGGCTGTCGTTCGCGCAGGCCGCGGGCGTCCGGCTGCCCACCCTGTACGACCCGAAGCAGCGGCTGCTCGCCGGCGTGCACCGGTCCGCGTTGCCGCTGACCCTGCTGCTGCGCGCCGACGGCACCCTGGCCTACACGTACAACTCGACCGCGCTGACCGCCGGCTCGCTCGCCGCGCTGGTCCGCAAGGAGCTGGGATGA
- the nth gene encoding endonuclease III, with protein MGRILAETHPDAHCELDFTNPLQLAVATILSAQSTDKKINEVTPKLFARYPTAADYAGADRAELEELIRPTGFYRNKTTSLIKLGAALVEKYDGEVPGRLTDLVALPGMGRKTANVILGNAFDVPGITVDTHFARLVGRWRWTAETDPVKIEFAVGDLFEKRDWTMLSHRVIFHGRRVCHARKPACGACTLAKLCPSYGAGPTDPVAAGKLLKGPRVAELAAAAGVPAP; from the coding sequence ATGGGGCGCATCCTCGCCGAGACGCACCCGGACGCGCACTGCGAGCTCGACTTCACCAACCCGCTGCAGCTCGCGGTGGCCACCATCCTGTCCGCGCAGTCGACCGACAAGAAGATCAACGAGGTCACGCCGAAGCTGTTCGCGCGCTACCCGACGGCGGCCGACTACGCCGGCGCCGACCGGGCCGAGCTGGAGGAGCTGATCCGGCCGACCGGTTTCTACCGGAACAAGACGACCTCGCTGATCAAGCTCGGTGCCGCGCTGGTGGAGAAGTACGACGGCGAGGTGCCGGGCCGGCTGACCGACCTGGTGGCGCTGCCCGGGATGGGCCGCAAGACCGCGAACGTGATCCTCGGCAACGCGTTCGACGTTCCCGGCATCACCGTCGACACGCACTTCGCCCGGCTGGTCGGCCGCTGGCGGTGGACCGCCGAGACCGACCCGGTCAAGATCGAGTTCGCGGTCGGCGACCTGTTCGAGAAGCGCGACTGGACGATGCTGTCGCACCGGGTGATCTTCCACGGCCGGCGGGTCTGCCACGCCCGCAAGCCGGCCTGCGGCGCGTGCACGTTGGCCAAGCTCTGCCCGTCGTACGGCGCCGGGCCGACCGACCCGGTGGCGGCCGGGAAGCTGCTGAAGGGCCCGCGGGTCGCCGAGCTCGCCGCCGCCGCCGGCGTCCCGGCACCGTGA
- a CDS encoding Gfo/Idh/MocA family protein, with amino-acid sequence MSSPVTLAVVGAGSRGNAYARWALEHPDRARVVAVAEPRDARRERFAAEHQIPAEHAYPDWQSLARRLAADPSLVDAVLVCTQDRMHTEPVLEFLKHGRHVLVEKPLAPTETECRQLVGAAEAAGVLFAVGHVMRYTPYTQAVKRVVDDGLLGEVMSVQHLEPVGYWHQAHSYVRGNWRRADESTFMLLAKSCHDIDWLQYVLGEAPTRVSSFGRLSHFTPEHKPAGAADRCLDCAVEPDCPFSAKRFYFDRLVQGDRGWPIDVLVDEFTADALGDALRHGPYGRCVYDSDNDVVDHQVVNMEYPSGATAVFTMTGFSAHGHRQTKLFGTRGELTGDGEKLDVYDFLTDTHRVIDTTTIGDASAAGGHGGGDAGLMDAFVSALETGDASRIASGPRDSLTSHLTVFAAERARLRGSVEPVSPPLELIVG; translated from the coding sequence GTGTCCTCACCTGTCACCCTCGCCGTCGTCGGCGCCGGAAGCCGCGGCAACGCGTACGCCCGCTGGGCGCTGGAGCACCCCGACCGGGCCCGCGTGGTCGCGGTGGCCGAGCCCCGCGACGCGCGCCGCGAACGGTTCGCCGCCGAACACCAGATCCCGGCCGAGCATGCCTACCCCGACTGGCAGTCCCTGGCCCGCCGGCTCGCCGCCGACCCGTCGCTCGTCGATGCCGTCCTGGTCTGCACCCAGGACCGGATGCACACCGAGCCGGTACTCGAATTCCTGAAGCACGGCCGGCACGTGCTGGTGGAGAAGCCGCTCGCGCCGACCGAGACGGAGTGCCGGCAGCTGGTCGGCGCCGCCGAGGCGGCCGGCGTGCTGTTCGCGGTCGGCCACGTGATGCGCTACACGCCCTACACCCAGGCGGTGAAGCGGGTCGTCGACGACGGGCTGCTCGGTGAGGTGATGAGTGTGCAGCACCTGGAGCCGGTCGGGTACTGGCACCAGGCCCACTCGTACGTCCGGGGCAACTGGCGGCGTGCCGACGAGTCGACGTTCATGCTGCTGGCCAAGTCCTGCCACGACATCGACTGGCTGCAGTACGTGCTGGGCGAGGCGCCGACGCGGGTGTCCAGCTTCGGCCGGCTGTCGCACTTCACCCCGGAGCACAAGCCGGCCGGGGCCGCCGACCGGTGCCTGGACTGCGCGGTCGAGCCGGACTGCCCGTTCTCGGCGAAGCGGTTCTACTTCGACCGGCTCGTGCAGGGCGACCGGGGTTGGCCGATCGACGTGCTGGTCGACGAGTTCACCGCCGACGCGCTCGGCGACGCGCTGCGGCACGGCCCGTACGGCCGGTGCGTGTACGACAGCGACAACGACGTGGTGGACCACCAGGTGGTGAACATGGAGTACCCGTCGGGTGCGACCGCGGTGTTCACCATGACCGGGTTCAGCGCGCACGGTCACCGGCAGACCAAGCTGTTCGGTACCCGGGGCGAGCTGACCGGCGACGGCGAGAAGCTCGACGTGTACGACTTCCTCACCGACACGCATCGCGTCATCGACACCACCACGATCGGGGACGCCAGCGCGGCCGGCGGGCACGGCGGCGGGGACGCCGGCCTGATGGACGCGTTCGTCTCGGCGCTGGAGACCGGGGACGCGTCGCGGATCGCGTCCGGCCCGCGTGACTCGTTGACCAGCCATCTGACCGTGTTCGCGGCGGAGCGGGCGCGGCTGCGCGGCAGCGTCGAGCCGGTGTCGCCGCCGCTGGAACTCATCGTCGGCTGA
- a CDS encoding carbohydrate ABC transporter permease translates to MSAVDAPAGARSGDTAGAGDRPPPPRRRRPRHLREYLLFLAFIVPNFFFVIVFAYWPVLYNAYLSLTSWNMLAPVKEFVGLANYTDLLTDGDFLDTLRITVVFVLGIVLGSMVLGLAIAVLLNERLVGRGFVRTMAFAPHILSGAAIGTIWLFIFDPNYGLLRPIFGVAGLASPNWMTSSTWALPGLIIVYLWKNMGFIATVYLAGLQNVPRELYEAAAIDGSGPWHTFRKITFPMLSPVTFFLVITTTIGTFQAFDIIALMTGGGPGNSTTILSWFIYQQAFKAFDAGHAAAAAMLMFVVLIIITALQARFLERKVHYR, encoded by the coding sequence ATGTCAGCGGTCGACGCCCCGGCCGGTGCCCGTTCCGGCGACACGGCCGGTGCCGGCGACCGGCCGCCCCCGCCCCGCCGGCGGCGGCCCCGGCACCTCCGCGAGTACCTGCTGTTCCTCGCGTTCATCGTGCCGAACTTCTTCTTCGTCATCGTGTTCGCCTACTGGCCGGTCCTCTACAACGCGTACCTGAGCCTGACCAGCTGGAACATGTTGGCGCCGGTGAAGGAGTTCGTCGGGCTGGCCAACTACACCGACCTGCTGACCGACGGCGACTTCCTGGACACGCTGCGGATCACCGTGGTCTTCGTGCTCGGGATCGTGCTCGGCAGCATGGTGCTGGGCCTGGCGATCGCGGTCCTGCTCAACGAGCGGCTGGTCGGTCGCGGCTTCGTCCGGACCATGGCGTTCGCGCCGCACATCCTGTCCGGCGCGGCGATCGGCACCATCTGGCTGTTCATCTTCGACCCGAACTACGGCCTGCTGCGGCCGATCTTCGGGGTGGCCGGACTCGCCTCGCCGAACTGGATGACCAGCTCCACGTGGGCGCTGCCCGGTCTGATCATCGTCTACCTGTGGAAGAACATGGGGTTCATCGCCACCGTGTACCTCGCCGGCCTGCAGAACGTGCCGCGCGAGCTGTACGAGGCGGCGGCGATCGACGGATCCGGCCCGTGGCACACGTTCCGGAAGATCACCTTCCCGATGCTGTCGCCGGTCACGTTCTTCCTGGTGATCACCACGACGATCGGCACCTTCCAGGCCTTCGACATCATCGCCCTGATGACCGGCGGCGGGCCGGGCAACTCGACCACGATCCTGAGCTGGTTCATCTACCAGCAGGCGTTCAAGGCGTTCGACGCCGGCCACGCGGCAGCCGCCGCGATGCTGATGTTCGTCGTCCTGATCATCATCACCGCGCTGCAGGCCCGGTTCCTCGAACGGAAGGTGCACTACCGGTGA
- a CDS encoding carbohydrate ABC transporter permease, with the protein MTTSTVDSPARRPSRGGRVVRYVLLVVLACVVLGPIYWLVTSALKPTADIYTYPPTWLPNPLHLRWANFADAWHAAPFGRFFLNSLIVTAIGTAGEMLCATLCAYAFAFLRFPFKKVLFGILLGAMMVPGHVTLLPNYLTISDLGWINTYQGLIFPGLGSVFATFLLRQHMLTLPGEVLDAAKVDGAGHLRTMFRVVLPLSRPMLITAGVITLVAKWNDFIWPLIVTNSTNMRTVPIGLLFLKTQEGYNNWGAIMAATVLVIVPVLVVFFFAQRQIVAGLTQGATKG; encoded by the coding sequence GTGACGACCTCCACTGTGGACAGTCCGGCGCGGCGGCCCAGCCGCGGCGGCCGGGTGGTCCGGTACGTGCTGCTCGTGGTGCTGGCCTGCGTGGTGCTGGGGCCGATCTACTGGCTCGTCACCTCGGCGCTCAAACCGACCGCGGACATCTACACCTACCCGCCCACCTGGCTGCCGAACCCGCTGCACCTGCGCTGGGCGAACTTCGCGGACGCCTGGCACGCGGCGCCGTTCGGCCGGTTCTTCCTCAACTCGCTGATCGTCACCGCGATCGGCACCGCCGGCGAGATGCTGTGCGCCACGCTCTGCGCGTACGCCTTCGCGTTCCTGCGGTTCCCGTTCAAGAAGGTGCTGTTCGGGATCCTGCTCGGCGCGATGATGGTGCCCGGCCACGTGACGCTGCTGCCGAACTACCTGACCATCTCCGACCTCGGCTGGATCAACACCTACCAGGGTCTGATCTTCCCCGGCCTGGGGTCGGTGTTCGCCACGTTCCTGTTGCGGCAGCACATGCTGACGCTGCCGGGGGAGGTGCTGGACGCGGCGAAGGTCGACGGTGCCGGCCACCTGCGCACCATGTTCCGGGTGGTACTGCCGCTGTCCAGGCCGATGCTGATCACCGCCGGCGTGATCACCCTGGTGGCCAAGTGGAACGACTTCATCTGGCCGCTGATCGTCACCAACTCGACCAACATGCGCACCGTCCCCATCGGACTGTTGTTCCTCAAGACCCAGGAGGGCTACAACAACTGGGGAGCGATCATGGCCGCCACCGTCCTGGTCATCGTGCCCGTGCTGGTCGTCTTCTTCTTCGCGCAGCGACAGATCGTCGCCGGCCTCACCCAGGGCGCCACCAAGGGCTGA
- a CDS encoding ABC transporter substrate-binding protein, producing the protein MVAPARLSRRTLLAASGGAALALTAAGCGGGSGGNGFAQASGDKVPDEYAKRTRVVVWHAYSGNPGTALAELAKRFNESQSDVYVEAQFQGSYDETAQKVTAAVQARKIPDLVTFSEVNWHNFYLNDLLEPLDGYFGSGLKRSAYNQKLLSEGVLKDKLWWLPLARSTPIFYYNKTLFHKAGLPDRGPASWDEWYGWAKQIKGLKVKGKQVKMEAYQKIDGDWQFQGSVWQWGGAYSNGLNVAIDQDPAVAAGEWQRKLIFQDKLAYMADSPSVDFQNQLIATLVTSTGGLQSMTEAAKQGKWEVGTAFVPKKEQQVVPTGGGGFGMLAYSPKDRKQAAWKFVEFCGKPANSAYWTLTTGYLPVIDAAVDEPDLKKRLADDPNFSTAVKQLDIVRKEDEVRLMVPNANILIYTGLQKIWTNNTPAKQVFADVAGQLKKATDKVRKNIEKHV; encoded by the coding sequence ATGGTTGCTCCTGCCCGGCTGAGCCGACGCACGCTGCTGGCCGCGTCCGGCGGTGCGGCACTCGCCCTGACCGCCGCCGGTTGCGGTGGTGGTAGCGGCGGCAACGGCTTCGCCCAGGCGTCCGGCGACAAGGTCCCGGACGAGTACGCCAAGCGCACCCGCGTGGTGGTCTGGCACGCGTACTCCGGGAACCCCGGTACCGCGCTGGCCGAGCTGGCGAAGCGGTTCAACGAGTCGCAGTCCGACGTGTACGTGGAGGCCCAGTTCCAGGGCAGCTACGACGAGACGGCGCAGAAGGTGACCGCCGCGGTGCAGGCCAGGAAGATCCCCGACCTGGTCACCTTCTCCGAGGTCAACTGGCACAACTTCTACCTCAACGACCTGCTGGAGCCGCTGGACGGCTACTTCGGGTCGGGGCTGAAGCGCTCCGCCTACAACCAGAAGCTGCTGTCCGAGGGCGTGCTCAAGGACAAGCTGTGGTGGCTGCCGCTGGCCCGCTCGACGCCGATCTTCTACTACAACAAGACGCTGTTCCACAAGGCGGGCCTGCCCGACCGCGGGCCCGCCAGCTGGGACGAGTGGTACGGCTGGGCCAAGCAGATCAAGGGCCTGAAGGTCAAGGGCAAGCAGGTCAAGATGGAGGCGTACCAGAAGATCGACGGGGACTGGCAGTTCCAGGGGTCGGTCTGGCAGTGGGGCGGCGCGTACTCCAACGGTCTGAACGTCGCGATCGACCAGGATCCCGCCGTCGCCGCCGGCGAGTGGCAGCGCAAGCTGATCTTCCAGGACAAGCTGGCCTACATGGCCGACAGCCCCAGCGTCGACTTCCAGAACCAGCTGATCGCCACCCTGGTCACCTCCACCGGCGGGCTGCAGAGCATGACGGAGGCGGCGAAGCAGGGCAAGTGGGAGGTCGGCACCGCGTTCGTACCCAAGAAGGAGCAGCAGGTCGTGCCGACCGGCGGCGGCGGCTTCGGGATGCTCGCGTACTCGCCGAAGGACCGCAAGCAGGCGGCGTGGAAGTTCGTCGAGTTCTGCGGCAAGCCGGCGAACTCGGCCTACTGGACGCTGACCACCGGCTACCTGCCGGTGATCGACGCCGCCGTCGACGAGCCCGACCTGAAGAAGCGGCTGGCCGACGACCCGAACTTCTCCACCGCCGTCAAGCAGCTCGACATCGTCCGCAAGGAGGACGAGGTGCGGCTGATGGTGCCGAACGCCAACATCCTCATCTACACCGGGCTGCAGAAGATCTGGACCAACAACACGCCGGCCAAGCAGGTCTTCGCCGACGTGGCGGGCCAGCTCAAGAAGGCCACCGACAAGGTACGCAAGAACATCGAGAAGCACGTCTGA
- a CDS encoding glycerophosphodiester phosphodiesterase → MSDRIRIIGHRGALGLEPENTLRSFRRAQQAGADEVELDIRLSADGRLVVVHDATVDRTTDGTGPVADLTLAQLRSLDAGDGERIPTYAEVLAAIDLPVQTEIKAIEAVPAFAALVREQDLTGRVYAASHHAEILAAVRAAVPEVPRALILPSSPADAVEQARAVDARWLALGIRNLTADLVDAVHDAGIAIDAWPVPDPATLDRARALGVAAVTTDNPHLLA, encoded by the coding sequence ATGTCTGACCGGATCCGGATCATCGGCCACCGCGGCGCGCTCGGCCTGGAGCCGGAGAACACGCTGCGCTCCTTCCGCCGGGCCCAGCAGGCCGGCGCCGACGAGGTGGAACTCGACATCCGGCTCTCCGCCGACGGCCGGCTCGTCGTCGTGCACGACGCCACGGTCGACCGCACCACCGACGGCACCGGCCCCGTCGCCGACCTCACCCTCGCCCAGCTACGGTCGCTGGACGCCGGCGACGGCGAACGCATACCCACCTACGCCGAGGTGCTCGCGGCGATCGACCTCCCGGTACAGACCGAGATCAAGGCGATCGAGGCGGTACCCGCGTTCGCCGCGCTGGTGCGCGAGCAGGACCTCACCGGCCGCGTGTACGCCGCCTCACACCACGCCGAGATCCTCGCCGCGGTGCGCGCCGCGGTACCGGAGGTGCCACGGGCGCTGATCCTGCCGTCCTCGCCGGCCGACGCGGTCGAGCAGGCCCGCGCCGTCGACGCCCGCTGGCTCGCCCTCGGCATCCGCAACCTCACCGCGGACCTCGTGGACGCGGTGCACGACGCCGGCATCGCCATCGACGCCTGGCCGGTGCCGGACCCGGCGACCCTGGACCGGGCCCGCGCCCTCGGCGTCGCCGCCGTCACCACCGACAACCCGCACCTGCTCGCCTGA
- a CDS encoding zf-HC2 domain-containing protein: MECEQCRTALSARLDGEAEPAPAGSPDQHLAGCAACRSWYEQATRLSRRLRVRPAVSGPDLTDRVLTAAWPPGGGSRRRWRIALAVVAAAQLALGLAQLLGWHAGMMPAAGHDLSTHLFDESTAWNLALGLGMASVAWRARAAAGLIPVVGGFLVVLTAFCVRDLAAGTVTAMRVSEHGLLLLGFTLMLLVRRAATSGTRGPTAQPGDTTGAGPHRPAGPDRPTPLVPPAAPGRGLRSVNHRRAA, from the coding sequence ATGGAGTGTGAGCAGTGTCGTACGGCGCTGTCGGCACGGCTGGACGGCGAGGCCGAGCCGGCACCGGCCGGGTCGCCCGACCAGCACCTGGCCGGCTGCGCGGCGTGCCGGTCATGGTACGAGCAGGCGACCCGGCTGAGCCGCCGGCTGCGGGTGCGCCCGGCGGTGTCCGGGCCGGACCTGACCGACCGGGTCCTGACCGCCGCGTGGCCGCCCGGCGGCGGCTCCCGCCGGCGCTGGCGGATCGCACTCGCCGTGGTGGCCGCCGCCCAGCTGGCGCTGGGGCTGGCCCAGCTGCTCGGCTGGCACGCCGGCATGATGCCCGCCGCCGGGCACGACCTGAGCACCCACCTGTTCGACGAGAGTACGGCGTGGAACCTGGCACTGGGCCTGGGCATGGCATCGGTGGCCTGGCGGGCCCGCGCCGCCGCCGGACTGATTCCGGTGGTCGGTGGGTTCCTGGTGGTACTGACCGCCTTCTGCGTCCGTGACCTGGCCGCCGGCACCGTGACCGCGATGCGCGTCTCCGAGCACGGCCTGCTGCTGCTCGGCTTCACCCTGATGCTCCTGGTTCGCCGGGCCGCCACTTCCGGCACCCGCGGCCCGACCGCCCAGCCGGGCGACACGACCGGTGCCGGGCCGCACCGCCCGGCCGGCCCCGACCGGCCCACCCCGCTGGTGCCGCCGGCGGCCCCGGGCCGCGGCCTCCGCTCGGTGAACCACCGCCGCGCGGCCTGA
- a CDS encoding sigma-70 family RNA polymerase sigma factor: MAHPARDDAQLTAWALAAGAGDRQAADAFIRATQRDVWQLVAHLTDPQRADDLAQETYLRAFGALGRFAGRSTARTWLLAIARHVVTDHIRSRYRRPRTVDADWVRAAEHQQLRAYHDAAGFVELVETVQLLAGLDPDRREALVLTQILGLDYAEAAAVCGCPVGTIRSRVARARADLIAARADQPATTSHTG; the protein is encoded by the coding sequence GTGGCACACCCGGCGCGCGACGATGCGCAGCTCACCGCGTGGGCGCTGGCCGCCGGCGCCGGTGACCGGCAGGCCGCGGACGCGTTCATCCGGGCCACCCAGCGAGACGTCTGGCAGCTCGTCGCGCACCTCACCGACCCGCAGCGCGCCGACGACCTCGCCCAGGAGACCTACCTGCGTGCCTTCGGCGCCCTGGGCCGTTTCGCCGGCCGGTCCACCGCCCGCACCTGGCTGCTGGCGATCGCGCGGCACGTGGTCACCGACCACATCCGCTCCCGGTACCGCCGGCCCCGCACGGTCGACGCCGACTGGGTCCGCGCCGCGGAACACCAGCAGCTGCGCGCGTACCACGACGCGGCCGGGTTCGTCGAGCTGGTGGAGACCGTTCAGCTGCTCGCGGGGCTCGACCCGGACCGGCGCGAGGCGCTGGTGCTGACCCAGATCCTCGGCCTGGACTACGCGGAGGCGGCGGCCGTCTGCGGCTGCCCGGTCGGGACGATCCGGTCCCGGGTCGCCCGGGCCCGCGCCGACCTGATCGCCGCCCGGGCCGACCAGCCGGCCACCACGTCGCACACCGGCTGA
- a CDS encoding SWIM zinc finger family protein, with product MTRYRNATAGDPEAREPGAAGDPEARGRRAGPAGGDTPGERIVLGDVPPAARRRFGATWWSRAWLDALQQQALIDPNRLPRGRTYARSGAVRDAVVTAGAASARVRGSRPTAYRVEVRVATFDDAGWARVLDAIGGQLAHTAALLDGELPPSIVDDVAAAGLSLLPGPRELTVSCDCPDRAVPCKHAAALCYVLADLLDTDPFALLLLRGRHRTAVLAALRDRRGAASGTDGPAPPAAETVPATEAYARTPVPPPAPLPPPAEPGTPVPLPAVAGVDLPALTALASRAAQRAHELLS from the coding sequence GTGACGCGGTACCGCAACGCGACGGCGGGTGACCCCGAGGCCCGGGAACCCGGGGCAGCGGGTGACCCCGAGGCCCGGGGCCGCCGGGCGGGCCCGGCCGGCGGTGACACTCCGGGCGAGCGGATCGTGCTCGGCGACGTGCCGCCCGCCGCGCGCCGCCGGTTCGGCGCGACGTGGTGGTCCCGCGCCTGGCTGGATGCGTTGCAGCAGCAGGCACTGATCGACCCGAACCGGTTGCCGCGGGGCCGCACGTACGCCCGGTCCGGCGCGGTGCGCGATGCGGTGGTGACCGCCGGTGCGGCCTCGGCCCGGGTGCGCGGCAGCCGGCCCACGGCGTACCGGGTGGAGGTTCGGGTGGCGACGTTCGACGACGCCGGGTGGGCCCGGGTGCTGGACGCGATCGGTGGCCAGCTCGCGCACACCGCCGCGCTGCTGGACGGCGAGCTGCCACCGTCCATCGTGGACGACGTCGCGGCGGCCGGATTGTCGCTGCTGCCGGGGCCGCGCGAGCTGACCGTGTCCTGCGACTGCCCGGACCGGGCCGTACCGTGCAAGCACGCCGCCGCGCTCTGCTACGTGCTCGCCGACCTGCTCGACACCGATCCGTTCGCGCTGCTGCTGCTGCGCGGCCGGCACCGTACCGCGGTCCTCGCGGCGCTGCGCGATCGGCGCGGGGCCGCGTCCGGCACCGACGGACCGGCACCACCCGCGGCGGAGACCGTACCGGCGACCGAGGCCTACGCCCGCACGCCGGTCCCGCCGCCGGCGCCGCTGCCGCCGCCGGCCGAGCCGGGCACCCCGGTACCGCTGCCCGCCGTCGCTGGTGTCGACCTCCCGGCGCTGACCGCGCTCGCCAGCCGCGCCGCCCAGCGTGCCCACGAGCTGTTGTCCTGA